The following are encoded together in the Candidatus Margulisiibacteriota bacterium genome:
- a CDS encoding ABC transporter ATP-binding protein: MGKVEVPALQGINLQIGRGEFVSIMGPSGCGKSTLMHIVGCLDRPTSGHILLDEVDVDELDDNSLAGIRNQKVGFVFQTFNLLPKLNAIENVELPLIYAGVPFDRRRKKAAEILALVGLQDRLFHKPSELSGGQSQRVAIARALVNDPSIILADEPTGNLDSKSGDEIIHLFMELNARGITMIIVTHDQDIANHSKRIIRLKDGLVVADSAVPDMEDDQRHNRRS, encoded by the coding sequence ATGGGGAAGGTCGAAGTGCCGGCCCTGCAAGGGATAAATTTGCAGATCGGCCGGGGCGAGTTTGTCTCGATCATGGGACCGTCGGGTTGCGGGAAATCGACCTTGATGCATATTGTCGGCTGTCTCGACCGGCCGACCAGCGGCCACATTCTGCTGGACGAGGTCGATGTTGACGAACTGGACGACAATTCGCTGGCCGGCATCCGCAACCAGAAAGTCGGTTTTGTCTTCCAGACTTTCAACCTCCTCCCCAAGCTCAACGCTATCGAGAACGTGGAACTGCCGCTGATCTATGCCGGTGTCCCTTTTGACCGTCGGCGTAAAAAAGCGGCGGAGATCCTGGCCCTGGTCGGCTTGCAGGACCGTTTGTTCCATAAACCGTCGGAACTTTCCGGCGGCCAGAGCCAGCGGGTGGCGATCGCCCGGGCGCTGGTCAACGACCCGTCGATCATCCTGGCTGATGAGCCGACCGGCAACCTCGATTCAAAAAGCGGCGATGAGATCATCCACCTCTTCATGGAGCTGAATGCCAGGGGGATCACCATGATCATAGTCACCCATGACCAGGATATTGCCAACCATAGCAAGCGGATCATCCGCCTCAAAGACGGCCTGGTCGTGGCCGATAGCGCGGTCCCCGACATGGAAGACGATCAGCGCCATAACCGCCGCTCATGA
- a CDS encoding ABC transporter permease, translating to MINLVEPAKIAFGSLLSNRTRSLLTMLGVIIGVAAVITLVSMGEGAKSYIMDQIGSWGVGSNSITIQPGNENTHAIELTLTYEDGQALRQKVSNLQYLMTEFVGRGRLVYGKTEYKPGYTLGVSADYPYAYKQKAVEGRFFSQAEDSGRKRVVVIGKTVARKMFGEFSPIGENIKINGVGFKVIGLLEEKGTMLTYDMDDMVLIPSTLSELVLGTNKIWEMFLTVNNESQVPQAIREIKKILITRHRKEDFHTHTQQGMIDMINNILNAMTGIVSAIAAISLLVGGIGIMNIMLVAVTERTREIGIRKAIGAKRLDIFLQFVFESVLITMSGAFLGILFGTLAAWGIMAALRMEAVIAWGAAYLACLVAFFVGTFFGVYPAMRASKLDPVEALRFEV from the coding sequence ATGATCAACCTGGTCGAACCGGCCAAGATCGCCTTCGGCTCACTCCTCAGCAACCGGACCCGTTCCCTCCTGACCATGCTTGGGGTGATCATTGGCGTGGCCGCGGTCATCACCCTGGTCTCGATGGGCGAGGGGGCTAAAAGTTACATCATGGACCAGATCGGCAGTTGGGGAGTCGGCTCGAACAGCATTACGATCCAGCCTGGCAATGAGAATACCCACGCGATCGAGTTGACCCTGACTTACGAAGATGGCCAGGCGCTGCGGCAAAAAGTCAGCAATTTGCAGTACTTGATGACAGAATTCGTCGGCCGGGGGCGGTTGGTTTACGGTAAGACAGAATATAAGCCAGGTTATACTCTAGGCGTCTCCGCCGATTATCCCTATGCCTATAAACAAAAAGCGGTCGAAGGGCGGTTTTTTTCGCAGGCCGAAGACTCCGGCCGGAAACGGGTGGTGGTCATTGGCAAGACGGTCGCCCGCAAGATGTTCGGGGAATTTTCGCCGATCGGCGAGAACATCAAGATCAATGGCGTCGGCTTCAAAGTGATCGGGCTCCTGGAAGAAAAGGGGACGATGCTGACCTATGACATGGATGACATGGTCCTGATCCCGTCAACTCTTTCTGAACTGGTCCTCGGCACCAATAAGATCTGGGAGATGTTCCTGACCGTTAACAACGAGAGCCAGGTCCCGCAGGCGATCCGGGAGATCAAGAAGATCCTGATCACCCGGCATCGCAAGGAAGATTTCCATACCCATACCCAGCAGGGGATGATCGACATGATCAATAATATCCTGAACGCCATGACGGGGATCGTTTCGGCGATCGCCGCCATTTCCCTTCTGGTCGGCGGCATCGGGATCATGAACATCATGCTGGTGGCGGTCACGGAACGGACCAGGGAGATCGGTATCCGCAAGGCGATCGGCGCCAAGCGGCTGGATATTTTCCTCCAGTTTGTTTTTGAATCGGTCCTGATCACGATGAGCGGAGCGTTCCTGGGCATTTTGTTCGGCACACTGGCCGCCTGGGGGATCATGGCGGCGTTGAGGATGGAAGCGGTCATCGCCTGGGGGGCGGCCTATCTGGCCTGCCTGGTCGCCTTTTTCGTCGGGACCTTCTTTGGCGTCTATCCGGCGATGCGCGCATCTAAACTGGACCCGGTCGAGGCGTTGAGGTTTGAGGTCTAG